A genomic stretch from Haloarchaeobius amylolyticus includes:
- the sufD gene encoding Fe-S cluster assembly protein SufD — translation MSTQVHANLTRDQVEQISTELDEPEWLLETRLEALAALEDLDMPSVIRTPGRDWTNLANLDFEGFVDPLNAAQDKERVSAEGIEVLEWSEAVDQHEELVEEHFGSVIDPQENYLTALSTALFTDGTVVYVPENVDAEDVKIRTHMNSQSLFNYTLVVTEQNASVTILERQSTGEELEGERYYSGLVEVAAGENSHVQYGSLQNLDEETYNYTLKRGTADTYATVNWIEGNIGSRLTKSSVETTLDGDSSETHIVGAFFGHDDQHFDVNSRVWHRAEHTTADLVTRGVLDDTARSVYEGVQDVGRDAWDTSSYQRENTLMLSDESEADASPKLIINNHDTEASHSATVGQVDEQDMFYMTSRGVDPKSAKNMLVEGFFVPVLEEVAVDELRDDLEELISERLRG, via the coding sequence ATGAGCACACAGGTACACGCCAACCTCACACGAGACCAGGTGGAGCAGATTTCGACCGAGCTGGACGAGCCCGAGTGGCTCCTCGAGACCCGTCTCGAGGCGCTCGCGGCGCTCGAGGACCTCGACATGCCGAGCGTCATCCGGACGCCCGGCCGCGACTGGACGAACCTCGCGAACCTCGACTTCGAGGGCTTCGTCGACCCGCTGAACGCCGCCCAGGACAAGGAGCGCGTCAGCGCCGAGGGCATCGAGGTCCTCGAGTGGTCCGAGGCCGTCGACCAGCACGAGGAACTCGTCGAGGAGCACTTCGGCAGCGTCATCGACCCGCAGGAGAACTACCTCACCGCGCTGTCGACCGCGCTCTTCACCGACGGGACCGTCGTCTACGTCCCCGAGAACGTCGACGCCGAGGACGTGAAGATCCGGACGCACATGAACAGCCAGTCGCTGTTCAACTACACGCTCGTCGTCACGGAGCAGAACGCCTCCGTCACCATCCTCGAGCGCCAGTCCACGGGCGAGGAACTCGAGGGCGAGCGCTACTACAGCGGGCTGGTCGAGGTCGCCGCCGGCGAGAACTCCCACGTCCAGTACGGGAGCCTCCAGAACCTCGACGAGGAGACGTACAACTACACGCTCAAGCGCGGCACCGCCGACACGTACGCCACGGTCAACTGGATCGAGGGCAACATCGGCTCGCGACTCACCAAGTCCAGCGTCGAGACGACGCTCGACGGTGACAGCTCCGAGACCCACATCGTCGGCGCGTTCTTCGGCCACGACGACCAGCACTTCGACGTGAACAGTCGGGTCTGGCACCGGGCCGAGCACACGACCGCCGACCTCGTCACCCGTGGCGTCCTCGACGACACCGCCCGCTCGGTGTACGAGGGCGTCCAGGACGTCGGCCGCGACGCCTGGGACACGTCGAGCTACCAGCGCGAGAACACGCTGATGCTCTCCGACGAGTCCGAGGCCGACGCCTCGCCGAAGCTCATCATCAACAACCACGACACCGAAGCGTCCCACTCGGCCACGGTCGGGCAGGTCGACGAACAGGACATGTTCTACATGACCTCCCGCGGTGTCGACCCGAAGTCCGCCAAGAACATGCTCGTCGAGGGCTTCTTCGTGCCGGTCCTCGAGGAGGTCGCCGTGGACGAACTCCGCGACGACCTCGAGGAGCTCATCTCCGAGCGCCTGCGCGGGTAA
- the sufB gene encoding Fe-S cluster assembly protein SufB: MSSDQDHLKETDTEARFEFKKEQKSAFQTEKGLTEETIRLISEDKDEPEWMRERRVRALKQYQKMPMPTDWPGQPDLSELDIGEIVPYIRPDVETRGGADNWDDLPDDIKDTFEKLGIPEAERKALSGVGAQYESEIVYQNMQEQWEEKGVIFCDMDKAVQEHEDLVKEYFMTKCVPPSDNKFAALHGAVWSGGSFVYVPEDVTVNMPVQAYFRMNSEGMGQFEHTLIIAEEGSEVHYIEGCSAPKYGSHNLHSGCVEVFVGEDAHVQYSTVQNWSKNTFNLNTKRAIVEENGTMEWVSGSMGSKATMLYPATILKGRGATDNHITIAFAGKGQNIDTGAKVYHNAPDTKSTIESKSISKDGGRTNYRGLVHIANGAENSSTSVECDALMFDNESTSDTMPYMEIQESKVDVAHEATVGKIGDEDVFYLQSRGLDDDDAKQMIVAGFIEPITEELPIEYAVELNRLIELEMEGSLG, translated from the coding sequence ATGAGTTCAGATCAAGACCACCTCAAAGAGACAGACACCGAGGCTCGCTTCGAGTTCAAGAAGGAGCAGAAGTCGGCGTTCCAGACGGAGAAGGGCCTCACGGAGGAGACCATCCGGCTCATCTCCGAGGACAAGGACGAGCCCGAGTGGATGCGCGAGCGCCGCGTTCGCGCACTGAAGCAGTACCAGAAGATGCCGATGCCGACGGACTGGCCCGGCCAGCCGGACCTGTCCGAGCTCGACATCGGCGAGATCGTCCCCTACATCCGCCCCGACGTGGAGACGCGTGGCGGCGCGGACAACTGGGACGACCTCCCGGACGACATCAAGGACACGTTCGAGAAGTTGGGCATCCCGGAGGCCGAGCGCAAGGCGCTCTCCGGCGTCGGTGCCCAGTACGAGTCCGAGATCGTCTACCAGAACATGCAGGAGCAGTGGGAGGAGAAGGGCGTCATCTTCTGTGACATGGACAAGGCCGTCCAGGAGCACGAAGACCTCGTCAAGGAGTACTTCATGACGAAGTGCGTCCCCCCGTCAGACAACAAGTTCGCCGCACTCCACGGCGCCGTCTGGTCCGGCGGCTCGTTCGTGTACGTCCCCGAGGACGTCACGGTCAACATGCCGGTGCAGGCGTACTTCCGCATGAACAGCGAGGGGATGGGCCAGTTCGAGCACACCCTCATCATCGCCGAGGAGGGCTCGGAGGTCCACTACATCGAGGGCTGTTCCGCCCCGAAGTACGGCAGCCACAACCTCCACTCCGGCTGTGTGGAGGTCTTCGTCGGCGAGGACGCCCACGTCCAGTACTCGACCGTCCAGAACTGGTCGAAGAACACCTTCAACCTCAACACGAAGCGTGCCATCGTCGAGGAGAACGGCACGATGGAGTGGGTCTCCGGCAGCATGGGCTCGAAGGCGACCATGCTCTACCCGGCGACCATCCTGAAGGGCCGCGGCGCGACGGACAACCACATCACCATCGCGTTCGCCGGCAAGGGCCAGAACATCGACACCGGCGCGAAGGTCTACCACAACGCGCCCGACACGAAGTCGACCATCGAGTCCAAGTCCATCTCGAAGGACGGCGGCCGCACCAACTACCGCGGCCTCGTCCACATCGCCAACGGCGCCGAGAACTCCTCGACGTCGGTCGAGTGTGACGCGCTGATGTTCGACAACGAGTCCACCTCCGACACCATGCCGTACATGGAGATCCAGGAGTCCAAGGTGGACGTCGCCCACGAGGCGACCGTCGGCAAGATCGGCGACGAGGACGTCTTCTACCTCCAGTCCCGCGGACTGGACGACGACGACGCCAAGCAGATGATCGTCGCCGGCTTCATCGAGCCCATCACGGAGGAACTGCCCATCGAGTACGCGGTCGAACTCAACCGCCTCATCGAACTTGAGATGGAGGGTAGCCTCGGGTAA
- a CDS encoding ABC transporter ATP-binding protein, with product MARLELTNLHAKVAEDDGEKILDGVDLEVRSGEIHALMGPNGSGKSTTAKVIAGHPAYEVTDGEVLLHLEEGDFGEDFEIPEDKRTWNLLDLEPNERAALGIFLGFQYPAEIEGVTMTNFLRTALNAKLEEREELFEDDDEADDEAEEEAGYDTSPMEGPADEGDIGVAEFQQLLQEKMEQLDMDEKFAQRYLNAGFSGGEKKQNEVLQAAILEPSIAVLDEIDSGLDIDRLQDVSHGINALRDEVGTGILQITHYQRILGYVEPDHVHIMLDGQVVMSEGPELAEKLEDKGYDWVREEVYETA from the coding sequence ATGGCACGACTCGAACTTACAAACCTTCACGCGAAGGTTGCAGAAGACGACGGTGAGAAGATTCTCGATGGTGTCGACCTGGAGGTCCGTTCGGGCGAGATCCACGCCCTGATGGGTCCCAACGGCTCCGGGAAGTCCACGACCGCCAAGGTAATCGCCGGCCACCCGGCCTACGAGGTGACCGACGGTGAGGTCCTCCTCCACCTCGAGGAGGGCGACTTCGGCGAGGACTTCGAGATCCCCGAGGACAAGCGTACCTGGAACCTGCTCGACCTGGAGCCGAACGAGCGTGCCGCACTCGGCATCTTCCTCGGCTTCCAGTACCCCGCAGAGATCGAGGGCGTCACGATGACGAACTTCCTCCGCACGGCCCTCAACGCCAAGCTCGAGGAGCGCGAGGAGCTCTTCGAGGACGACGACGAGGCCGACGACGAAGCAGAGGAGGAGGCGGGCTACGACACCTCCCCGATGGAGGGTCCCGCCGACGAGGGCGACATCGGCGTCGCCGAGTTCCAGCAGCTCCTCCAGGAGAAGATGGAGCAGCTGGACATGGACGAGAAGTTCGCCCAGCGCTACCTCAACGCCGGCTTCTCCGGCGGTGAGAAGAAGCAGAACGAGGTCCTCCAGGCCGCCATCCTCGAGCCGAGCATCGCCGTGCTCGACGAGATCGACTCCGGGCTGGACATCGACCGCCTGCAGGACGTCTCCCACGGCATCAACGCCCTGCGCGACGAGGTCGGCACGGGCATCCTGCAGATCACCCACTACCAGCGTATCCTCGGCTACGTCGAGCCCGACCACGTCCACATCATGCTGGACGGGCAGGTCGTCATGAGCGAGGGTCCCGAGCTCGCCGAGAAGCTCGAGGACAAGGGGTACGACTGGGTCCGCGAGGAGGTCTACGAGACCGCGTAA